A genomic window from Bacillota bacterium includes:
- a CDS encoding 3-hydroxyacyl-ACP dehydratase encodes MGSRTIGFVVLSGDRIVVSKLEDTGFEPIKTATGLLTGNYNDIVATGYGRHAAAANFDSRVVTEIKAHALGAAFLFNGARTVLDIGGQDTKVILMDEKASVIDFQMNDKCSAGTGKFLEVMSEAMGHTHVSEFGKEALMGSGGVKISSMCTVFAESEAVSLVHRGAKREDIGLALHSSAVDKAAGMLKRIGFKTPLVFTGGVAKNPCIVKLLSERLGVEIFVPREPQLVGALGAALSGSP; translated from the coding sequence ATGGGGTCCAGGACTATAGGTTTTGTGGTACTTTCCGGTGACCGGATTGTAGTGTCAAAACTTGAAGATACGGGCTTTGAGCCCATTAAGACTGCAACAGGCTTATTAACTGGAAATTACAACGATATTGTTGCCACGGGATACGGAAGACATGCTGCGGCTGCGAATTTCGACAGCCGGGTAGTAACCGAAATAAAGGCCCATGCTCTGGGAGCTGCCTTCCTATTTAACGGTGCCCGAACTGTTTTGGATATTGGCGGACAGGATACTAAAGTTATTTTAATGGATGAGAAAGCTTCGGTAATTGACTTTCAAATGAATGATAAATGTTCCGCGGGCACCGGAAAGTTTTTAGAAGTGATGTCAGAAGCCATGGGCCATACGCATGTATCAGAATTTGGCAAAGAAGCCCTCATGGGGAGCGGTGGTGTGAAAATAAGCAGTATGTGCACTGTCTTTGCCGAATCAGAAGCGGTATCATTAGTGCACAGAGGAGCTAAACGAGAGGATATTGGCCTTGCCCTGCACTCTTCGGCGGTTGATAAAGCAGCCGGTATGCTGAAGCGGATAGGTTTTAAAACACCATTGGTTTTTACCGGTGGAGTGGCAAAGAATCCTTGTATTGTTAAATTATTAAGTGAGAGGCTGGGTGTGGAGATTTTTGTGCCGCGGGAGCCTCAATTAGTGGGAGCGCTCGGAGCGGCATTAAGCGGAAGTCCCTAG
- a CDS encoding FtsQ-type POTRA domain-containing protein, translating into MVYNKMHRRKSKGLWQSLMLVFLFALAAFIIFKSPLFEVERIDVRGNRQVNTERIIAASGLHTGVNIFKVNLKKAQLNLSILPVFQDVLLKRGFPDRIIIDVKERTPVALLPDNDGFMKIDGEKIYIQQSQKVSKELPVITGIDITASGPGKAVSGKGIDAALQVVQELPQELIGILSEVHYQDNGSFVLYTVEGDQCRLGIPVEVKSKGNMFLQVLHELEGTHQRIEYVDLSFTGSPVVKYKSESD; encoded by the coding sequence ATGGTTTATAACAAAATGCACAGGCGCAAAAGTAAAGGGCTATGGCAGAGCCTGATGCTGGTTTTTTTGTTTGCGCTGGCTGCTTTCATAATTTTTAAGTCCCCTCTGTTTGAAGTAGAGCGGATAGATGTGCGGGGTAACCGGCAGGTAAATACGGAAAGAATTATTGCTGCATCCGGACTCCATACGGGGGTCAATATTTTTAAGGTTAATCTAAAGAAAGCGCAGTTAAACCTTAGCATTTTACCTGTTTTTCAAGATGTCCTCCTCAAAAGGGGGTTTCCCGATCGTATAATAATTGACGTTAAAGAGAGGACGCCGGTGGCCCTTCTGCCTGATAATGACGGTTTCATGAAGATTGATGGGGAGAAAATATATATACAGCAGAGTCAGAAAGTTTCAAAAGAGCTACCGGTTATAACGGGTATTGACATTACGGCTTCCGGTCCGGGTAAAGCAGTCAGTGGAAAAGGGATTGACGCTGCTTTGCAGGTAGTTCAGGAGTTGCCGCAAGAGTTAATTGGGATTCTTTCCGAGGTGCATTATCAGGATAACGGCTCTTTTGTTCTGTACACTGTGGAAGGTGATCAATGTCGTTTGGGAATCCCCGTGGAGGTAAAATCCAAGGGGAATATGTTCCTCCAAGTACTTCATGAACTGGAGGGAACTCACCAACGAATAGAATACGTTGATCTATCTTTTACCGGCTCCCCGGTGGTAAAATATAAGAGTGAAAGTGATTAA
- a CDS encoding DUF881 domain-containing protein has protein sequence MPNKSAFIVLSLACVIVGFFIATQLKIVWDADDPLRLRNLDRPRALAAEIEAAKKHNERLQREVERMRSELDKAMAGQRLVNSKNKLDRIRAFAGLAELEGPGVKVTLNDSQETIKPGDDPNLYVLHDEDVIKVLNELKAAGAEAISMNEQRVIFNTEVRCIGPTVLMNKSARLSPPFVIKAIGDNDTLFSALKMKGGVIDSLKWWGIEVKVEKVEKVTVPPYEGGISFNYAKPAQ, from the coding sequence ATGCCAAATAAGTCTGCTTTTATAGTGTTGTCTCTGGCTTGCGTTATAGTGGGCTTTTTTATAGCTACGCAACTTAAGATAGTATGGGATGCAGATGACCCTTTACGGCTGCGTAACTTGGACAGGCCTCGTGCTTTAGCTGCTGAGATTGAGGCAGCCAAGAAACATAACGAAAGGTTGCAAAGGGAAGTAGAAAGAATGCGCAGCGAATTGGATAAGGCGATGGCGGGACAGCGGCTTGTTAATTCAAAGAATAAATTAGATAGAATTCGGGCCTTTGCCGGTTTAGCCGAATTAGAGGGCCCCGGGGTAAAGGTTACTTTAAACGACAGTCAGGAAACTATCAAACCCGGTGATGACCCAAACTTATACGTTCTGCACGATGAAGATGTAATCAAGGTGTTAAATGAACTTAAAGCTGCCGGGGCCGAAGCTATTTCCATGAATGAACAAAGGGTTATTTTTAATACGGAAGTCCGTTGTATTGGACCTACGGTATTGATGAACAAAAGTGCTCGTTTAAGTCCTCCCTTCGTGATAAAGGCTATTGGTGATAATGATACCCTATTTAGTGCCTTGAAAATGAAGGGTGGGGTGATTGATTCCCTCAAATGGTGGGGTATTGAGGTTAAGGTAGAAAAAGTTGAAAAGGTAACGGTTCCGCCCTATGAAGGTGGGATAAGTTTTAATTATGCTAAGCCGGCTCAGTAG
- a CDS encoding DUF881 domain-containing protein, which produces MAKRSIFASISLVAIVLGLLLAVQFRVSNNFPNGIPRERTQELAGELRQLTGENETLQKEIYDLKLKLEQVNAGRQQAVQAIQSELDKAKIAAGIITVTGPGVEVILDNPQGFDPTLPAELSIIRDDDLLKVVNELRAAGTEALSLNGHRITPITEIRLAGSFINVNTKRVVPPYQILAIGDPDAMEEALTLPGGLLDYLGGDLGIEIKIKKHEELTVPAYSGDLELNYAKQT; this is translated from the coding sequence ATGGCTAAACGTTCTATATTTGCTTCTATATCCTTAGTAGCTATAGTTCTGGGGCTATTACTTGCAGTGCAGTTCCGGGTTTCCAATAATTTCCCTAATGGTATTCCCAGAGAAAGAACTCAGGAATTAGCCGGTGAGTTGCGGCAGTTAACGGGTGAAAACGAAACATTACAAAAGGAAATATATGATTTAAAACTTAAGCTGGAACAGGTTAATGCAGGCCGGCAGCAGGCCGTCCAAGCTATACAAAGTGAACTTGATAAAGCAAAAATTGCTGCGGGTATTATTACAGTCACAGGGCCTGGTGTGGAAGTGATTTTAGATAATCCTCAAGGGTTTGACCCGACACTACCGGCCGAACTTTCTATTATCAGGGATGATGATCTTTTAAAAGTGGTCAATGAGCTTCGGGCCGCCGGAACTGAGGCCTTGTCTTTAAATGGCCATCGCATTACGCCCATCACTGAAATAAGGTTAGCCGGTTCATTTATTAATGTGAATACCAAAAGGGTGGTTCCTCCGTACCAGATACTGGCAATTGGGGACCCGGATGCTATGGAGGAGGCTCTAACTCTACCCGGGGGCCTTTTGGATTACCTGGGTGGTGATCTGGGTATAGAGATAAAAATAAAGAAGCATGAGGAATTAACGGTGCCTGCTTATTCCGGGGACCTGGAATTAAATTATGCTAAACAGACTTAA
- a CDS encoding DUF1290 domain-containing protein, producing MWVGIVLALVGVGIGVLIGLNVPLVLPKAYAVYTSVAVLAAMDSVLGGIRTAIEDKFDHIIFTTGFFTNAMLAAGLVFVGERLGIDLYLAAVVAFGVRLFQNVSLIRRHLLKK from the coding sequence ATGTGGGTAGGCATTGTTCTGGCTCTGGTCGGGGTTGGTATTGGGGTTTTGATTGGGCTGAATGTGCCTCTTGTTTTACCCAAGGCTTACGCTGTGTATACCTCGGTGGCTGTTCTCGCTGCCATGGATTCCGTGCTGGGTGGCATTAGAACCGCCATCGAGGATAAGTTTGATCACATTATATTCACCACGGGTTTTTTTACTAACGCAATGCTGGCTGCCGGTTTGGTTTTTGTGGGGGAAAGATTGGGAATAGATTTATATCTAGCTGCCGTGGTGGCTTTTGGGGTACGTCTCTTTCAAAATGTATCATTAATTAGAAGACATCTACTAAAAAAATAA
- the ftsZ gene encoding cell division protein FtsZ — translation MLDFEMEMDQFANIKVIGVGGGGNNAVNRMINSGLKGVEFIAVNTDAQALQMALASNKIQVGSKLTKGLGAGANPEIGQKAAEESRDEIEQVLRGADMVFVTAGMGGGTGTGAAPVVAEVAKEVGALTVGVVTKPFTFEGRKRMNQAETGIEELKNKVDTLITIPNDRLLQVVEKHTSIVEAFRIADDVLRQGVQGISDLIAVPGLINLDFADVKTIMKETGSALMGIGSASGDNRAVEAARLAISSPLLETSIEGARGVLLNMTGGGSLGLFEVNEAAEIISQAADSEANIIFGAVIDEQMDEEVRVTVIATGFEEQKPMVKRTEKSDRDVEIKPFANNDDLDIPAFLRRR, via the coding sequence ATGCTCGATTTTGAAATGGAGATGGATCAATTTGCAAATATAAAGGTGATTGGAGTAGGGGGCGGCGGAAATAATGCCGTGAACAGAATGATAAATTCCGGGCTCAAGGGCGTGGAATTTATCGCTGTGAATACGGATGCCCAAGCACTGCAAATGGCGCTGGCCAGTAATAAAATACAGGTAGGTTCGAAGCTAACCAAGGGACTGGGGGCCGGCGCAAATCCTGAAATAGGGCAAAAGGCGGCGGAGGAAAGCAGAGATGAGATTGAGCAGGTACTGCGCGGGGCAGATATGGTTTTTGTTACCGCCGGCATGGGCGGTGGCACCGGCACAGGGGCTGCGCCCGTGGTAGCTGAAGTGGCTAAAGAAGTAGGCGCCTTAACCGTGGGCGTTGTTACCAAACCTTTCACTTTTGAAGGACGTAAGCGGATGAACCAGGCTGAGACGGGAATTGAGGAATTAAAAAATAAAGTCGATACTCTAATTACTATTCCCAATGACAGGCTATTGCAGGTAGTGGAAAAGCATACCTCCATCGTGGAGGCTTTTAGAATTGCGGACGATGTGCTACGGCAAGGTGTGCAGGGCATATCAGATCTGATTGCCGTTCCTGGCTTGATAAACTTGGATTTTGCTGATGTTAAGACAATTATGAAGGAAACAGGATCTGCGCTGATGGGCATTGGCTCAGCAAGTGGAGACAACCGGGCTGTTGAAGCTGCAAGGTTAGCCATATCAAGTCCCCTGTTGGAAACTTCTATCGAAGGCGCCCGTGGTGTACTTTTAAATATGACAGGCGGAGGTTCTCTGGGACTTTTCGAGGTGAACGAAGCAGCAGAGATTATTTCACAGGCTGCTGACTCGGAAGCAAACATTATTTTCGGAGCTGTTATAGATGAGCAAATGGATGAGGAAGTAAGAGTAACGGTAATTGCCACCGGCTTTGAGGAACAAAAGCCCATGGTTAAGAGAACGGAAAAGAGCGATCGTGACGTTGAAATAAAACCTTTCGCCAATAATGATGATCTAGACATACCTGCATTTTTACGGCGGCGTTAA
- the sigE gene encoding RNA polymerase sporulation sigma factor SigE: MFELWKLRLIFRLHLVRVLQKLGIEKEVHYVGSSEALPPPLSTDEEYYLIDRLKAGDREVRSELIERNLRLVVYIARKFENTGIGIEDLVSIGTIGLIKAVNTFDPLKKIKLATYASRCIENEILMYLRRNNKTKSEVSFDEPLNMDWDGNELLLSDVMGTENDIIYKYIEEEVEKKLLYLALQRLNGRERKIMELRFGLNSREEKTQKEVADMLGISQSYISRLEKRIIKRLKREINKME; encoded by the coding sequence TTGTTTGAACTCTGGAAGTTGAGGTTAATTTTTCGACTTCACCTGGTGCGGGTTTTGCAAAAGCTGGGAATTGAAAAAGAAGTACATTATGTGGGCAGTAGTGAAGCCCTTCCTCCTCCCCTTAGCACTGATGAAGAATACTACCTCATTGATCGCTTAAAAGCAGGGGATCGGGAAGTCAGAAGTGAACTTATTGAGCGCAACTTACGGCTGGTGGTTTACATTGCCCGCAAATTTGAAAATACCGGGATAGGGATTGAAGACCTAGTATCCATTGGTACCATAGGTTTAATCAAAGCGGTTAATACTTTTGACCCATTAAAAAAAATAAAGCTTGCCACTTATGCCTCCCGTTGTATTGAAAACGAAATACTAATGTACTTGCGCCGAAATAACAAGACAAAAAGTGAAGTGTCCTTCGATGAGCCTTTAAATATGGATTGGGACGGCAATGAACTTCTATTATCAGATGTTATGGGAACAGAAAATGATATAATTTATAAATATATAGAAGAGGAAGTGGAAAAGAAGTTACTTTATTTGGCATTGCAGCGCTTAAACGGCAGAGAGCGTAAGATAATGGAATTGCGTTTTGGCCTCAACAGCAGGGAGGAAAAGACTCAGAAAGAAGTCGCGGATATGCTGGGAATTTCCCAATCCTACATTTCCAGGTTGGAAAAACGAATCATCAAAAGACTTAAACGAGAAATAAATAAAATGGAATAA
- the sigG gene encoding RNA polymerase sporulation sigma factor SigG gives MLVNKVEICGVNTSKLPVLTGAKMRELFETMQNGDYSARTRLISGNLRLVLSVIQRFTNRGEYVDDLFQVGCIGLMKAIDNFDLSQNVKFSTYAVPMIIGEIRRYLRDNNPIRVSRSLRDVAYKALQVRDSLVNKHSREPSVNEIAGELKMPREEVVFALDAIQDPISLFEPIYHDGGDPIFVMDQISDEKNQDVNWLEGISLRDALSKLSGREKHILTLRFFEGKTQMEVAEEIGISQAQVSRLEKAALGHMKKFV, from the coding sequence TTGCTGGTTAACAAAGTTGAAATATGTGGTGTCAATACATCAAAATTGCCAGTACTTACCGGAGCTAAGATGCGGGAACTATTTGAAACCATGCAAAACGGTGACTATTCAGCCCGTACCCGGCTTATAAGCGGTAATCTCAGGCTTGTTCTGAGTGTGATCCAGCGCTTCACTAACCGTGGTGAATATGTAGATGATTTGTTTCAAGTGGGTTGTATAGGTTTAATGAAGGCCATAGACAACTTTGATCTTTCACAAAATGTAAAGTTTTCTACGTATGCAGTCCCTATGATCATAGGAGAGATTAGAAGATATTTAAGGGATAATAATCCTATCAGGGTCAGCAGATCTCTGCGGGATGTTGCATACAAAGCCTTGCAAGTAAGAGATTCGCTGGTAAACAAACATTCCCGAGAGCCATCGGTTAATGAAATTGCGGGTGAGCTGAAAATGCCCCGGGAAGAGGTTGTTTTTGCTCTGGATGCAATACAAGACCCCATTTCCCTTTTTGAGCCTATTTATCATGATGGTGGAGACCCTATATTTGTTATGGATCAAATCAGTGATGAAAAAAACCAGGATGTAAACTGGCTGGAGGGAATTTCCCTGCGTGATGCCTTAAGCAAACTTTCTGGTCGTGAAAAACACATACTGACGCTCAGATTTTTTGAAGGAAAAACTCAAATGGAAGTGGCCGAGGAAATTGGTATATCACAGGCTCAAGTATCCCGGCTGGAAAAGGCAGCCCTGGGGCATATGAAAAAATTCGTTTAG
- a CDS encoding YlmC/YmxH family sporulation protein, whose translation MVKISDLRMREVINVVDGRRLGPIKDIDINVDEGKILAVVLPGHQQRFMGFFGREEEIVVPWEKIVKIGIDVILVNLSFNDSHPQHVQGGTTGNQGEKFW comes from the coding sequence TTGGTTAAGATCTCCGACTTGCGAATGAGGGAAGTGATCAATGTGGTTGACGGAAGACGTTTGGGGCCGATCAAGGATATTGATATCAATGTTGATGAGGGTAAAATATTGGCTGTAGTATTACCGGGTCACCAGCAACGATTTATGGGGTTTTTCGGTAGAGAAGAGGAGATTGTTGTCCCCTGGGAAAAAATAGTTAAGATCGGTATTGACGTTATTTTAGTTAATCTTTCTTTTAATGACTCGCATCCCCAGCATGTGCAAGGTGGAACAACCGGAAACCAGGGCGAGAAATTCTGGTAG